CCCCGGGCTTGACGACTGCGATTTTGCCGAGCTCGCTGGCGAAGTAAATCTTCCCATCCGCGGCAACCGGGGAGGCGAAATAGTTGTCGACCGCTCCTTTCAGCCGGCCCTGATCGATCGCCTCGCCGGTCTGAGGATCGAGCGACGTCACGACCCCGCCGTCGTTCACCATGTAGAGGACGTCCCGGTAGAGCAGCGGCGACGGGAGCTGAGGAACGCGCTTGTGGTATTGCCAGAGGACGCTCTTGTCGGTCATGTCGCCCTCGCCTCCGACACGAATGGCCAGGATTCCATTCCTCGATGCGAGCGAGGCTTCGTAGTATTGCCATTCCTCGCGATTCAGATGCGCGTCCCCGTCCAGGTCGGTAAATCCGAACCAAGACTTGGCGTGGCCCTCGAGCTCATCGCCCGCGAGAAGCCCGTCGTCGTTGCCGTCCCACTCGTCGAGCGCTTGCTGGTAAGTGGGCGCTGCGATCTCGTTTCCCGGCTGATTCTCCGGAGCGCCGTAGCCGTTGACGTAGACCATATCGCCGTGAAGGACGGGGGTCGACTTCATCTCGAAGGAGAGACCGCTCACCCACCAGAGCTTCTCTCCCGTCGCGGCCGCGTAGGACGTCAGGAGAAACGATCCGGGGACGAGTATCTCGATCCCCTCTCTGCCCTGATGCACCACCGGGGTCGAATGGCCGCTTCTCGCCTCGGGCCGGTCGACTCTCCAGGCAACCTCGCCGGTGCCCTTGTCGAGGGCGAGAATGAACGAATGCACGTTCTGGTCGCACACGAGAACGAGCTTGTCTTCGACCACGATCGGCGAGGCGCCCATCCCGTACACGTTGCGAAACGGGCCGAGCGGATGTTTCCATCGCTCGTTTCCATTGAAATCGTACGCGAGCACGCCGAAGTCGGGGAAGAACACGTAGACGCTCTCGTCGTCGACCGCGGGGCTGGGCGAGGCGGCGTTGTTCCTCGGGTCGACCTCCGTCGTCTGCGCCCGAGGCGCGGCGCGCTTCCAAAGCACCCTCCCAGTCTCCCGATCGATGCCGAAAGTCAGCAGGCGCTCGTCTTCGAACGCCGTCAGAAAGATCCGGTCTGAGGCAAGAA
The genomic region above belongs to Vicinamibacteria bacterium and contains:
- a CDS encoding PQQ-binding-like beta-propeller repeat protein, whose amino-acid sequence is MTVMLLLFTLAAVGLVFGPGWDRFRGPNGTGVVSEGKTLPLEFGPERNVRWKTELPPGHSSPILASDRIFLTAFEDERLLTFGIDRETGRVLWKRAAPRAQTTEVDPRNNAASPSPAVDDESVYVFFPDFGVLAYDFNGNERWKHPLGPFRNVYGMGASPIVVEDKLVLVCDQNVHSFILALDKGTGEVAWRVDRPEARSGHSTPVVHQGREGIEILVPGSFLLTSYAAATGEKLWWVSGLSFEMKSTPVLHGDMVYVNGYGAPENQPGNEIAAPTYQQALDEWDGNDDGLLAGDELEGHAKSWFGFTDLDGDAHLNREEWQYYEASLASRNGILAIRVGGEGDMTDKSVLWQYHKRVPQLPSPLLYRDVLYMVNDGGVVTSLDPQTGEAIDQGRLKGAVDNYFASPVAADGKIYFASELGKIAVVKPG